The nucleotide window CCGCTGGCGGACAATCCCGACATTTACGCCGTCTGACTCGATGTTTGGATTGATGTTTGGAAGTGGGAGGCGCACGATGAGTGGTCGCGCGCGCGACCAACCTTTCACGGCTTATGCCGGTTCGAACGGCACTGCTGGGGCGTTGCTCATGACATAGGAGGCGAGCCATGTGCGGCCGTCATCTGTCTTCCCCCATGCGGCGGAACCTGCTGCTGGCCGGTGCATCGTCGATCACGCTGGCGGGTTTGCCGCGGCACGTTGCCGTGGCGGCGGAGCCCGTGGCCGGCAATGCGCCGAATTCGATTCCACCCGCTGAAGCGCTCGACCGGTTGATGCAGGGCAACGCCCGCTACGCTGCGAATACCCCTTCAAACAAGGACTTTTCCGCCGGACGCGCGGCGCGTGTTCCGGCGCAATATCCGATTGCCGCCATCGTCGGTTGCGCGGATTCGCGGGTCGCGCCGGAACTCGCTTTCGATCAGGGGCCGGGCGATCTGTTCGTGGTGCGCGTGGCGGGCAATTTCGTCAACAACGATATTCTCGCGAGCCTCGAGTATGGCGTCGAGTTTCTCGGCGTGCCGCTCATCATGGTGCTCGGGCACACCAACTGTGGTGCGGTGACCGCCGCGGTCAAGGTGCTCAAAGATGGAACCCATTTGCCGGGCCATCTGCCCGAACTGGTCCGCGCGATCAAGCCGGCCGTGCAGCTGGCGAACGCGGGCCACGGCGAGGATCTCGTTGCGCAGGCCACGCTCGAAAACGTCAGGTTGAACACCAATCGCCTGATGGTGTCGAAGCCGCTCATCGGCCCCTACGTGAAGAGCGGGAAGGTCAAGGTTGTCGGTGGCGTCTACGATCTGGCGACGGGCAAGATCACGCTGCTCTGA belongs to Paraburkholderia sp. FT54 and includes:
- a CDS encoding carbonic anhydrase translates to MCGRHLSSPMRRNLLLAGASSITLAGLPRHVAVAAEPVAGNAPNSIPPAEALDRLMQGNARYAANTPSNKDFSAGRAARVPAQYPIAAIVGCADSRVAPELAFDQGPGDLFVVRVAGNFVNNDILASLEYGVEFLGVPLIMVLGHTNCGAVTAAVKVLKDGTHLPGHLPELVRAIKPAVQLANAGHGEDLVAQATLENVRLNTNRLMVSKPLIGPYVKSGKVKVVGGVYDLATGKITLL